One Pseudomonas rhizophila DNA window includes the following coding sequences:
- a CDS encoding non-ribosomal peptide synthetase produces the protein MSAFETREEAFALSPQQRSQWLAGLPAARLELEIKGPLALERLHQRLAALSVCHEALRLRVRPEPGLLMPLQVVESTVTATDAISVEVQALDGDRQRVTLQLPALSADRGTLLRLAQALGSIEAPSVDDEAMTYTQYSAWLYELQADEDAEPGRRFWASQALDEAAASELLYREVRSDRSDAPVTTRLSANPQLSMALDSFCQRHDASPEQVLMTAWGVLLQRLSSGDSPALTLNWVHDCRDDYEELADCWGLFAKPLPLRWQAAADSQFAQALANLQVLCEQATEWQEYCGVSAALPADTLQYGFQWGGQLPDRLDTLGSMASTLTVLDAQAIPAGMELLLVAETTAGGYRLNLCHLPGRYSEQAALVLLEQLQSLLLDALANPGKPLAELSVQAPSFTATLTALQAPSDAAALPFTSVPASFDECAAQFPEYLALRDPNGQLSYAQLQARSNQLAHFLRAQGVGREDRVALYLDRSAQMVLAMLAVLKSGAAFVPLDVHQPAQRSLAILQQAQPTFILSGSAGSAPALPGIGSLDLREEAAWQQAPTTATNVEIQGQDAAYVLFTSGSTGTPKGVIVEHQQLASYVASVSRRLQLAAGEHSAVVTSLAADLGYTLLFPALLSGGELHLLDKETAMDAQAWAAWQAQYPIDHLKIVPSLLDAWLIHAQSAAVLPRKQLVLGGESCSRRLLQSIRSLAPALTVFNHYGPTETTVGVVMHKADPSVDYRRLPLSDRLDGMRLYLLDEQQALAAPGQSAELYIAGPQLARGYLDTQQSAGRFIELAHRPGERLYRTGDMARYRHDGSLEITGRADRQVKIRGFRVELDEIQAQLTSLPGVAQAAVECIPRGELGHQLFAFMTLAPGHSTTVARLHGQAQDCLPDYMLPTLRIVEALPLMGNGKLDRKTLQQWADKVLDTVGSALPRTPLEALLAEVWAQVLGLERVGIDDDFFELGGHSLAAVTLASRLQTALSAPVTVNAVFNAPSVSAFAALVQAELKLSPLVRLSAPSAVEAANLFCFHPSTGHVQDYRTLLAPLSAWHLWGLQAAYLSDDSTTLGGDIESLAALYVEHLRQQQPQGPYHLLGFSLGGLLAIAAAARLESQGQAVAFLGIIDSQYQHQAPEDSVEALLESASQALTPDSQSVMRRLPPPIMAALLEQLDALPPAARLPELVQWARQQGLQLDGDSWEHLQTRLRYQQHTQHLLATFKPARLSCPVQVWWASDTLAQADFADPHWEDLSSGPLTREVITAQHLTILEQRALHEQLAARLTAIATHGAV, from the coding sequence ATGAGCGCCTTTGAAACTCGCGAAGAAGCCTTCGCCCTCTCGCCCCAACAACGCAGCCAGTGGTTGGCGGGATTGCCAGCGGCGCGCCTGGAACTGGAAATAAAAGGCCCGTTGGCCCTGGAGCGTCTTCACCAACGACTCGCCGCCCTGAGCGTGTGTCACGAGGCCCTGCGCCTGCGGGTACGGCCAGAGCCAGGTTTGCTGATGCCCTTGCAAGTGGTTGAATCCACGGTCACGGCCACGGACGCCATCAGCGTCGAGGTGCAAGCGCTCGACGGCGATCGGCAGCGGGTCACGCTGCAACTGCCGGCGCTGAGCGCGGATCGCGGGACCTTGCTGCGCCTGGCGCAGGCATTGGGCTCGATAGAGGCGCCATCGGTGGATGACGAGGCGATGACCTATACCCAGTACAGCGCCTGGCTCTACGAATTGCAGGCCGATGAAGACGCCGAGCCTGGCCGGCGTTTCTGGGCCAGCCAAGCCTTGGACGAAGCGGCCGCCAGCGAGTTGCTCTACCGTGAGGTTCGCAGCGACCGCTCCGACGCCCCGGTGACCACTCGCTTGAGCGCCAACCCACAGTTGAGCATGGCCCTGGACAGCTTTTGCCAACGTCACGACGCATCGCCCGAACAAGTGCTGATGACGGCCTGGGGCGTGCTGTTGCAGCGCCTGAGCAGCGGCGACAGCCCGGCACTGACCTTGAACTGGGTCCACGATTGCCGCGACGACTATGAAGAACTCGCCGATTGCTGGGGATTGTTCGCCAAGCCCTTGCCCCTGCGCTGGCAAGCGGCGGCGGACAGCCAGTTTGCCCAGGCGCTGGCGAACCTGCAGGTGCTCTGCGAGCAAGCCACCGAATGGCAGGAATACTGCGGCGTCAGCGCTGCACTGCCGGCCGACACTTTGCAGTACGGCTTCCAGTGGGGTGGGCAGTTGCCCGATCGACTCGACACCTTGGGCAGCATGGCGTCGACGCTCACGGTGCTGGACGCACAGGCCATCCCCGCCGGTATGGAGCTGCTGTTGGTGGCCGAAACGACCGCTGGCGGCTATCGCCTGAACCTCTGCCACCTGCCGGGCCGCTATAGCGAACAGGCCGCCCTGGTCCTGCTGGAGCAACTCCAATCGCTGCTGCTCGATGCCCTGGCCAACCCAGGCAAGCCCCTGGCCGAACTGTCAGTGCAGGCGCCGAGTTTTACCGCAACGCTGACCGCCCTGCAGGCGCCATCCGACGCTGCGGCACTGCCGTTTACCAGCGTGCCGGCGAGTTTCGATGAATGTGCCGCGCAGTTTCCCGAATATTTGGCCCTGCGCGACCCCAATGGGCAGTTGAGCTATGCCCAACTGCAGGCCCGCAGTAACCAACTGGCGCATTTCCTGCGCGCCCAGGGCGTGGGTCGCGAAGATCGCGTGGCGCTGTACCTGGATCGCTCGGCACAGATGGTCCTGGCCATGCTCGCCGTGCTCAAGAGCGGCGCGGCGTTCGTTCCCCTGGATGTGCATCAGCCGGCACAACGCTCGCTGGCGATCCTGCAACAAGCCCAGCCGACCTTCATACTCAGCGGCTCGGCCGGCAGCGCCCCTGCGTTGCCGGGCATCGGCAGCCTCGACCTGCGCGAGGAAGCGGCCTGGCAGCAAGCGCCAACGACTGCAACCAACGTCGAGATCCAAGGACAGGACGCGGCCTACGTGCTGTTCACTTCCGGCAGCACCGGTACACCCAAAGGCGTCATCGTCGAGCACCAACAGCTGGCCAGTTATGTCGCCAGCGTATCCCGGCGCTTGCAACTGGCCGCAGGCGAACACAGTGCAGTGGTCACCTCACTGGCGGCCGACCTGGGCTACACGTTGCTGTTCCCGGCCCTGCTCAGCGGCGGCGAATTGCACCTGCTGGACAAGGAAACGGCCATGGACGCCCAGGCCTGGGCAGCCTGGCAGGCGCAGTACCCGATCGATCACCTGAAGATCGTGCCGTCGTTGCTCGACGCCTGGTTGATTCATGCCCAAAGCGCTGCCGTGTTGCCGCGCAAGCAATTGGTTCTCGGTGGCGAAAGCTGCTCGCGGCGCCTGCTGCAAAGCATTCGCAGCCTTGCTCCGGCGCTAACGGTCTTCAACCATTACGGCCCGACCGAAACCACCGTTGGGGTGGTGATGCACAAAGCCGATCCGAGCGTAGATTATCGTCGCCTGCCCCTCAGCGACCGCCTCGACGGCATGCGCCTGTACCTGCTCGACGAGCAGCAAGCGTTGGCCGCCCCAGGGCAAAGCGCCGAGCTGTATATCGCCGGCCCGCAACTGGCCCGCGGGTATCTGGACACGCAACAAAGCGCCGGACGTTTTATCGAGCTGGCACATCGGCCGGGCGAACGCCTCTATCGCACCGGCGACATGGCCCGCTATCGCCATGACGGCAGCCTGGAGATCACCGGGCGGGCCGACCGTCAGGTGAAAATCCGTGGGTTCCGCGTGGAACTCGACGAGATCCAGGCGCAGTTGACCAGCCTTCCCGGTGTGGCCCAGGCCGCGGTGGAATGCATCCCTCGCGGCGAGCTCGGCCACCAACTGTTCGCCTTCATGACCCTGGCGCCCGGGCATTCGACCACAGTCGCCAGGCTGCATGGCCAGGCCCAGGATTGCTTGCCGGACTACATGCTGCCCACCCTGCGGATCGTCGAAGCCTTGCCCCTGATGGGCAACGGCAAGCTCGACCGCAAGACCCTGCAGCAATGGGCTGACAAAGTCCTCGACACGGTCGGCAGTGCCTTGCCACGCACGCCGCTGGAAGCCTTGCTCGCCGAGGTCTGGGCACAGGTGCTGGGCCTGGAGCGAGTGGGCATCGACGATGATTTCTTCGAGCTGGGCGGCCATTCCCTGGCGGCGGTGACGCTTGCCAGTCGCCTGCAGACCGCGCTGTCGGCACCAGTGACGGTCAATGCGGTGTTCAACGCCCCGAGCGTCTCGGCATTTGCAGCATTGGTGCAGGCCGAACTCAAACTCTCGCCGCTGGTGCGGTTGTCGGCGCCAAGCGCTGTCGAAGCCGCCAACCTGTTCTGCTTCCACCCCTCCACCGGCCACGTGCAGGATTACCGCACGCTGCTGGCGCCGCTGTCGGCCTGGCATCTGTGGGGCTTGCAGGCGGCGTACCTGAGCGACGACAGCACAACGCTGGGCGGCGATATCGAGAGCCTCGCCGCGCTCTATGTCGAGCACCTGCGCCAACAGCAACCCCAGGGGCCGTACCACCTGCTGGGCTTCTCCCTTGGTGGTCTGCTGGCGATTGCTGCGGCCGCGCGCCTGGAAAGCCAGGGCCAAGCAGTGGCGTTTCTCGGTATCATCGACTCGCAGTACCAGCATCAAGCGCCAGAAGACAGTGTCGAGGCGCTGCTGGAGTCAGCCTCCCAAGCGCTGACACCGGACAGCCAGAGCGTGATGCGCCGGTTGCCGCCACCGATCATGGCCGCATTGCTGGAGCAACTGGACGCCCTGCCCCCAGCGGCACGCCTGCCGGAGCTGGTGCAGTGGGCACGCCAGCAAGGCCTGCAACTCGATGGCGACAGTTGGGAGCATTTGCAAACGCGGCTGCGCTACCAGCAGCACACGCAGCATCTGCTGGCGACCTTCAAGCCTGCCCGGCTAAGCTGCCCGGTGCAAGTCTGGTGGGCCAGCGACACCCTGGCCCAGGCCGACTTCGCCGACCCGCATTGGGAAGACCTGAGCAGCGGGCCGTTGACCCGCGAGGTCATCACGGCGCAACACCTGACCATCCTTGAGCAACGCGCCTTGCACGAACAATTGGCGGCGCGTCTCACGGCCATTGCTACACACGGAGCGGTTTGA